TCGGTGTCGATCAACGTCCAGCGGCAGGTCCGGCGCAACCCGTGGACGCTGCACATCGCCTACCTGGCCACCGGCATCCTCGTGCTGCCCCCGAACCTGCTGGTCCTGCTGCTGCTCGGGCCGACCCTGCACGGGGTGCTCGACGGCCGCCCGGACCTGCACCGCTGGCTGTTCACCACGGCGGCGACCACGATCGCCACGCTGTCCGCGCGGTTCGCCATCGGCTGGGGCGAGCCGGTGTGGGGTGCGGCGCAGTTCGTGCTGGCCGGGGCCGTGCTGCTGCTGGTGCGGGCGTTCCTGGTCGCCACCTGCATCCGGTTGCGCAACCCGGGGGCGCCGCGGCAGCACGTGCTCGGCGAGCCGATCGACGTGCTGCTGGGCATCGTCGCGGCGAGCCTCGGCGGGCTGCTGGCGGTGGCGATGAGCCGCGAACCGACCAGCGCGCTGCTCGCCGGCCCGCCGATGGTGCTGCTCGACCTGGCCGGGCAGCTGCCGCAGTGGCGCCGCTCGGCCCAGCACGACGCCAAGACGGGCCTGGCGAACCTGGCGCACTGGGAGCGGCTGGCGCACGCCGAGCTGACCCGGGCGCGCACCCGGTCCCGGCCGGTCTCGCTGCTGCTGCTCGACCTCGACCACTTCAAGCGGGTCAACGACGAGCTCGGCCACCTGGCCGGGGACACGGTGCTGGCCGCGGTGGCGATGATGCTGCGCGGCAACCTGCGGCGGGCGGACGTGGTCGGCCGGTTCGGCGGCGAGGAGTTCGTGGTGCTGCTGCCGGACACCGACGCGGACGTGGCCTGCACCGTCGCCGACCGGATCCGGTGCTCCACGGCGGCCCTGTCGGTGCCCGCCCGCGACACCGGCGGCGAGCTGCGCGAGCTCAACGACCTGACGGTGAGCATCGGCGTGGCCACCACGACCCGCTACGGCTACGAGCTCACCGACCTGCTGTTCGCCGCCGACGCCGCCCTGCTCGCCGCCAAGTCGGCAGGCCGCAACGCAGTCACCCTGGCCTGACACCGCGAGGCTCCCCCCCGCGGCGGACCCCCGCGCCGGACCCCGGCCCGCGACGCGCCCCGCACGGGTGACGCGCCCCGGGGTGACACGACGGCACCGGAGGTCAGACGTCCGATTCCCCCGGGATCGCGGGGTCAGCGGTCGCCGGTGGGGGTGGCGGGTTCGGGTTCCTC
This region of Saccharopolyspora hordei genomic DNA includes:
- a CDS encoding GGDEF domain-containing protein, translating into MIELGGWLLWRLRPAAIAYVLSVQAVALVLVTLVVATSRDAQPQDLLNFVMLAATAGTVIVTTSVSINVQRQVRRNPWTLHIAYLATGILVLPPNLLVLLLLGPTLHGVLDGRPDLHRWLFTTAATTIATLSARFAIGWGEPVWGAAQFVLAGAVLLLVRAFLVATCIRLRNPGAPRQHVLGEPIDVLLGIVAASLGGLLAVAMSREPTSALLAGPPMVLLDLAGQLPQWRRSAQHDAKTGLANLAHWERLAHAELTRARTRSRPVSLLLLDLDHFKRVNDELGHLAGDTVLAAVAMMLRGNLRRADVVGRFGGEEFVVLLPDTDADVACTVADRIRCSTAALSVPARDTGGELRELNDLTVSIGVATTTRYGYELTDLLFAADAALLAAKSAGRNAVTLA